DNA sequence from the Gammaproteobacteria bacterium genome:
CATCAAAATCGGTAATTAATTATTCTCATTCAATCCTATTGATTGGAGCACTACCTAAATTTGAAAAGAGTGCAAGACTTGCCTCGCACTTTAGTTTGAGCATAACTCGCTTTTGAAGCGCAAAACGATCCATGCATTCCAGATTGGATTACTTGAACGAGCCGGTTTGATCGGAATTAAAGTTGCTCCGCATCTTGTTCAATTCCTCCAATATCTCACCCGCGAGATTGCCATGCAATGCAAGTAAATCCTCGGCGTCTGCCGAAAAAGAAGCTCTATCGCCTTGCATATATTCAATCCTGAGAAGGTGGAGTCTAAGCTCCGGTACGTGTGGCGACAAGGCAATTGCCTGCCGTAGCGCTGACCGTGCCAGGTTGTAATTTCCCAGAGCTAATTCCTGTTCGGCGCGCTGCACGAGTTCGGGAATGCTGTATTCGGGCGTCAGTGCGGAAGACGCCTCACGACGCGCAATGGCCTCGACGGGGGGACAGAATGGCGGTAGGTGCGGGCACAGTAAGCGTCCCATTGTCTCAACTTGACCCCACAGTTCTTCCTCTCGACCACCTAAAAAAGTCTTAAGTTCATCAGCATCAGCAGAAAAGGAAGCACTATCTCCCTGGGCATACTCGACCTCAAGCAGCTTCAGCCGCAGGTTTAGATCCTTTGGATGCGTTGCGATAGCGTTCCGTAACACCGAGCGTGCGAGGTTGTAGTTGCCGGCGGCAGACTCTTGCTTGGCGCGGGCGACTAAATCTTCTTTCGATTCGGGATCTACAGGACGATCATGGTCCTTCGCCTTCGAACCACGCAGTTTCAAGAGTAGCGCTACCATCAGCAATGTAAAAACGAAGGTTCCAGCTAACTTGGTCCACAACCCAACTGGAGCTGGAGCGGCTACACCCTCTGTAGGCGTTACTCGCATGGGAGGATTTAGAGATGTAGGTTCCGGCGTGGTGCTTGGCTTTTTTTCTATAGTAGTTAGCGGATGTGGGGAAGTAACGATAGGCGCAGCTGATGATGCTGGATTTTCCGGTGTAGTAGGCTGTGCGGTGGAGGAATGTACTGCCTCAAAGGCTGGGGACTCACCGGCTGTGGTGTGTGTATCGACCGATGGAGTGACGTTGGTTTCAGGCTTTGCGAAAATCTCGTCCGTAGAGGTTTGTGTAATGTTTTTGGCCTGCGGGATTTCAGGCTTGGCCTGAAGCGCTGGCGGCTCTGCAGGCATTGGAGAAGGCTGTGGTGTGGAATTTGTTGTCAAATTTTCTGGAATCCGAAGCATCACTCCTATTCGGAGGCGTTTATTTTTTCCTCCAGTGAAGGCTTTTGGGTTCAACTCGTAGATCCGTTTCACCAGAGTGCTGACTGGCGTCGTCGTCCCACTACCACGAATTTTTTCGGCAATCTTCCGCAGGGTTTCGCCTGGCTGGGTCGGTCCATACTCCTGCTGGGCTATTACCGCCGACGATAAGCTCGTGAGCAAGGCGATCAGTACTGCATACCGTTTGGCGGTAGAGGAAAAACCTCTAGAAGGTATTAGATATTTTGTTGGCATGAATTTCTCCGATAAATACACGATCATCCTTTTGCATAGGATTCGTTAAAAATTATGCAATATATATGCCATTCAAACAAATTACCGACAGGTAAGACAGGTGTTGGAAGAGCGTACCGTTAAAAATTCTACCCTTTGGAAGGCGCGTGGAAGTTTCAGGCCGCGCCGCGCCCGCTGGCCGACATAGTGTTCCAACTCCTTAGCTGATAAGGTTAGGGTGCGTTTTCCGCAATTCAGGGTTAATCCTTCCCCAGCGCGAGTCAAAGCCCAGGTCACGACATGTTCATTACAACCGTCATTGCCAGCGTTGACGAGGCTGATGAATTTGACGCCCTTGCCACGCGGCATCCGTGAGAGTTCTTCGATATGGAACAGCAGCAAATGTCCGGTATTAGTCACCACTGCCACGCGCGCTGCTGGATCGACGATAGGAAGCGGCGGCAGTACCTGCGCTCCAGTCGGAACCGTAATGACCACCTTGCCAGCACGATTGCGAGTGGTGAGATCCTCCAGGGTGGCAATAAATCCGTAGCCCGCGTCAGTACCGAGAACCACGGCATCCTTGGGAGCACCCATGAGCACGGTAAGAAAAGTCGCGCCATCTGGAGGCGTGAGTTGCCCGGATAATGGTTCTCCCTGACCCCTTGCCGAAGGCAGGGAATGAACCGGCAGGGCGTAACCGCGACCGGTAGTATCAAGAAAGATTGCGACCTGGTTGCTGCGTCCTAGTGCTGCGGCCCGAAAGTGATCGCCGGATTTGTAATTGAGGGTAGCCGGATCTAGCTCATGCCCTTTGGCTGCGCGTATCCAGCCCCGAGCCGAAAGAACTACTGTCACCAATTCCACCGGAGCCAGAGCAGTCTCTTCTAGGGGCTTGGCTGGGATCGAA
Encoded proteins:
- a CDS encoding hypothetical protein (Evidence 5 : Unknown function), which codes for MPAADSCLARATKSSFDSGSTGRSWSFAFEPRSFKSSATISNVKTKVPANLVHNPTGAGAATPSVGVTRMGGFRDVGSGVVLGFFSIVVSGCGEVTIGAADDAGFSGVVGCAVEECTASKAGDSPAVVCVSTDGVTLVSGFAKISSVEVCVMFLACGISGLA
- a CDS encoding pilus assembly protein FimV, whose amino-acid sequence is MPTKYLIPSRGFSSTAKRYAVLIALLTSLSSAVIAQQEYGPTQPGETLRKIAEKIRGSGTTTPVSTLVKRIYELNPKAFTGGKNKRLRIGVMLRIPENLTTNSTPQPSPMPAEPPALQAKPEIPQAKNITQTSTDEIFAKPETNVTPSVDTHTTAGESPAFEAVHSSTAQPTTPENPASSAAPIVTSPHPLTTIEKKPSTTPEPTSLNPPMRVTPTEGVAAPAPVGLWTKLAGTFVFTLLMVALLLKLRGSKAKDHDRPVDPESKEDLVARAKQESAAGNYNLARSVLRNAIATHPKDLNLRLKLLEVEYAQGDSASFSADADELKTFLGGREEELWGQVETMGRLLCPHLPPFCPPVEAIARREASSALTPEYSIPELVQRAEQELALGNYNLARSALRQAIALSPHVPELRLHLLRIEYMQGDRASFSADAEDLLALHGNLAGEILEELNKMRSNFNSDQTGSFK